In one Nicotiana tomentosiformis chromosome 6, ASM39032v3, whole genome shotgun sequence genomic region, the following are encoded:
- the LOC104116340 gene encoding uncharacterized protein, with product MAGREVREYTNLTDPKDKKFGKGKGDRIDDEEITFQRMVSKMQEVAGERGGYLHGRGALDSDDLLYLKEQMEAEEDAERLLRRTEKRAFQAFKKAVADSSPASIPLPLRVEPKPKSGIRQQDLLKRVLEVKPKKQKVCTASDGSNSPASTQAAPSNNADSNQEKQKETLPARSADMGDETKTDNPMKSLLVAYESSDED from the exons ATGGCTGGCAGAGAAGTTCGAGAATACACCAATCTCACCGATCCTAAAG ATAAGAAATTCGGGAAAGGAAAGGGAGACAGGATAGATGACGAGGAAATCACTTTCCAACGCATGGTTTCAAAG ATGCAAGAGGTTGCTGGGGAACGCGGAGGTTACCTTCATGGGAGAGGCG CCTTGGACAGCGATGACTTGCTTTATCTAAAGGAGCAGATGGAAGCCGAGGAGGATGCTGAACGCCTTCTGAGACGTACCGAAAAACGTGCATTCCAAGCATTCAAG AAAGCTGTTGCTGATTCTTCACCAGCATCAATTCCCCTGCCGCTTCGTGTTGAGCCCAAGCCAAAGAGTGGGATTAG GCAGCAAGATTTACTAAAAAGGGTTTTAGAAGTCAAACCTAAGAAGCAGAAAGTTTGTACCGCATCTGATGGGAGTAATTCCCCAGCAAGCACACAGGCTGCTCCAAGTAATAACGCTGATTCTAATCAGGAGAAGCAGAAAGAGACCCTGCCAGCTAGATCAGCTGACATGGGAGATGAAACAAAGACAGATAATCCAATGAAAAGCTTGCTAGTAGCATATGAGAGCTCAGATGAAGATTGA